Genomic segment of Nocardiopsis mwathae:
GGCGCCGTACATGGTGCCTTCGCGGGTGGTGCCGTGGATGCGGGGGATGCCGTGGGCGGCGTCGCGGACGATGGTGACGTCCTGACGCGGCCGGTACCGGCGGTCGACGCGGGAGCCGGCGACGCCGAACGAGGCGTCGGCGAAGTAGTCGCCCAGGTCGCCGTCGGTGAGTCCGTCGTGGTCGTGCAGGAGGTTGTCGTACATGTCCAGCTGCGAGGAGGAGTGCCTGGGGCGGGTCCCGAACAGCTGGTGGCCGATGATCTCGACGAGGGTGGCGTTGCCGTTCTGGCCGGGCGGGACGATGTCGCGGCAGATGCCGCCGGAGCAGTGGTCCTCGACGGCGGCCGCGAGCCGGGCCGCATCGTCGGGGGCTGCCGCGTCCGCCCGCTCCACGGCCGCTGCGGGGGCGGAGGCCATGCCGGTGAGGAGGCAGGCGAGTGCGGTCCCGGCGGCCGCGGCACCGAGGAGGCGGGGGTGGGGGATGATCATGTTGTACACCTCGTTTACGCGGGGCTGGCGGCAGGTTAAGCACCGACACCCTTTTCCCGAAAGAGATTCACATTCGCCCGAGCGCCGACGCGGCGGGCGGGCGCCGCGGCCGCGCCACCCGCCGGGATTCGCCGTCCCCCCGCCACCTGCGAGAAAAACAAGCGATCGCTTGCCCAGATCACGATGTGACCCACGACACAAGGGTCGGTGCGTGGCCGAATGTGGCCACTCCCCGCCCCGCCGCCCCGGAGCCGCCGCTCCGATGGGCCGGGCACGCCCGCCGCGGCTCCCGCCGCCGGTGCCATCGGCCCCCTGAAATGCCGCCCCCGCAGGGAGTTTGGCAATCGCCACGTCCCCGGCGAGAATGCCGGACATGAGCCACGGCCCCTACCCTTCACCGGATCCGAGCGACCCCTACCGGCAGCACCAGGCCGGCACCCCCTACGACCAGCCCTTCGCGGGCGGTGCGCCGCATCCGGGCGGTGACGTCGCACCGGGGCCGATGCCGGTCTACGGCGGCACGCCGCAGACCGGCGGGTGGCAGGCCCCGGCGGAGGCATACGGCGCCGAGCCACCGCTCACCACGATCGGGGACATCACGATCACCCGCACCGAGGTGATCACCCCGTCCGGGCGGTTCCCGATCAAGGGCAGCACCTGGAACGTCGCCGACATGACCCACCAGCACGAGACCATTCCCGCCTACGCGATCGTGCTGGCGATTCTCTTCTTCCTCTTCTGCCTTCTCGGGCTCTTGTTTCTCCTCATCAAAGAGCGCAGGATTACCGGAGGCATTCAGGTGACCGCACAGGGAGGCGGGGTGGTGCATTCGACGATGATCCCGGCCCGTGATCCGTCGACGATGATGCAGGTCATGCAGTCCGTCAATTACGCGCGTTCGCTGGCGGCCATGCCCTGACCGACCGTTCGGCGGCAAGAGGGAGCGGTGGGCCGGGGTCGCCCTGCGGAGACCTCCCGGCACTCCGGGTGACCACCGGGCGCACGGTGCCCGGAACGCCGCGGCGAATGCCCGGAAAAGCACAGGTCAGCGCGGATATTTCCGAAGCCCGGACCTGCGGGACGAAATGCGTCGTCAAGCTCCGGCACATTGCGGTTCAATTCTGATCCGACAACGGAATGATCACCATATTCGCCTGGGTGAGTACTTCGCATTCACGCGGCTAGGTTGCCGCTCATGACCGAATCCGCTCAAGGCGCGTTCTCCCCTGCCCGGGAGGCGCGCGTATCGTGACCGACTTCCTGGCGTATGTCGATCGGCAGTTCGACACGATCCTGCAGCAGACGATCCTGCACGCCAGCCTGATCGCCCAGTGCATCCTCATCGCGGCGGTCCTGGGCGTGGGGATCGGAGTCCTGGTCCACCGGAACGAGACCGCGGCGGCGCTGGCCACCGGCACCACCAGCATCATCTTCACCATCCCGTCGCTGGCCATGCTCGGCCTGCTGATCACCCCGCTCGGACTGGGCGTGGCGCCCACGGTGACGGCGATCGTGCTCTACTCACTGCTGCCGATCCTGCGCAACACCATCTCCGGGCTCAAGGGGGTCGACCCCGCGCTGGTGGACGCCGCCCACGGCATCGGCATGAGCCGCGCCCGCGTCCTGGTCCGGGTCCAGTTCCCGCTCGCCTGGCCCGCGATCCTGGCCGGACTGCGTGTCTCCACCCAGCTCGCCATGGGCATCGGCGCCATCGCCGCCTTCGTCAAGGGGCCCGGCCTGGGCGAGCTGATCTTCAGCGCGCTGGGGCGGCTCGGCACGGCCGACGCGCTGAACATGGCGCTGGCCGGAACGCTCGGCATCGTCCTGCTCGCCCTGCTGTTCGACCTCGCCTTCGTCCTGATCGGCAGACTGACCACCTCACGAGGGATCCGAATCCATGCCTGAGAGCACCGCCGCCCCGCACACGCCGGCCGCCCCCGCCGCGAGCGGTGACGACCGTGCCGGAGGCGTCCCCATCCGCCTCATCGAGGTGACCAAGCGCTTCGGCACCACCGCCGCGCCCGCCGTCGACGACCTCACCATGACCATCCCGGCCGGGGAGATCGTGGTGTTCCTCGGCCCCTCGGGGTGCGGCAAGACCACCACGATGCGGATGATCAACCGCCTCATCGAACCCACGTCGGGCCGCATCATGATCGGCGACACCGACGCCAAGCAGCAGCGCCCCGACGAGCTGCGCCGCCACATCGGCTACGTCATCCAGCAGGCCGGCCTCTTCCCGCACATGACGGTGGCCCAGAACATCGCGCAGGTCCCGCTGATGCTGGGCTGGCCCAAGCCGCGCATCGCCGAGCGCGTGGACGAGCTGCTCACCCTCGTGGGGCTGGACCCGGCCGAGTACCGCCGCCGCTACCCGCGCCAACTCTCCGGCGGGCAGCAGCAGCGTGTGGGGGTCGCCCGCGCGCTGGCCGCCGACCCGCCGGTGCTGCTGATGGACGAACCGTTCGGCGCGCTCGACCCGATCACCCGGGAGAACCTGCAGGACGAGCTGCTGCGGCTGCAGCGCGAGCTGTCCAAGACCATCGTCTTCGTCACCCACGACGTCGACGAGGCGCTCAAGCTGGGCGACCGCATCGCCATCCTGGACACCGGCTCCACCATCGTCCAGTA
This window contains:
- a CDS encoding ABC transporter permease subunit, whose product is MTDFLAYVDRQFDTILQQTILHASLIAQCILIAAVLGVGIGVLVHRNETAAALATGTTSIIFTIPSLAMLGLLITPLGLGVAPTVTAIVLYSLLPILRNTISGLKGVDPALVDAAHGIGMSRARVLVRVQFPLAWPAILAGLRVSTQLAMGIGAIAAFVKGPGLGELIFSALGRLGTADALNMALAGTLGIVLLALLFDLAFVLIGRLTTSRGIRIHA
- a CDS encoding ABC transporter ATP-binding protein produces the protein MPESTAAPHTPAAPAASGDDRAGGVPIRLIEVTKRFGTTAAPAVDDLTMTIPAGEIVVFLGPSGCGKTTTMRMINRLIEPTSGRIMIGDTDAKQQRPDELRRHIGYVIQQAGLFPHMTVAQNIAQVPLMLGWPKPRIAERVDELLTLVGLDPAEYRRRYPRQLSGGQQQRVGVARALAADPPVLLMDEPFGALDPITRENLQDELLRLQRELSKTIVFVTHDVDEALKLGDRIAILDTGSTIVQYARAEEILTNPANAYVEQFIGGESSMRLLKLTRVADITPENIATARFDDSAAEVHLRLTETGAERAIVLDERDRPLHWAHPAELAAAPGTVADLAGARDDRLSTVVSADATLREAMEALLNCPEDIVPIVADGAYAGAVTLASVQGHISAIYERQKELRRRRLAAGLPPVSLTADPEDSAGSEPPEETEAAVAAGEAS